From Leptospira venezuelensis, a single genomic window includes:
- a CDS encoding acyltransferase family protein, producing the protein MSHNNSLNYRPDIDGLRAIAVLSVLIYHAFPQWLPGGFIGVDIFFVISGYLISSILFKKMDTNELSFSEFYKRRIHRIFPALLLVIFISLVFGFFALYPEEYSKLGKHSVAGILFFSNFTFLNEVSDYFNPVSEQKPFLHLWSLAIEEQFYIVWPFLLVAARRYRRLPTEYFLIALILLSFIFNVIDTKYNQINAFYLPVFRFWELLSGSLLSWIRIYRPSLFRFSSDKETDEVSPSFFNISNLISLVGFSLIVIGLALIDRSTKFPGFAAAIPVLGAVFLIYAGANSWWNRKILGSRLLVFVGLISFPLYLWHWPLLSFSNIIESGSPRWEIRTGAVILSFLFATLTWAYLEKKLRFNFQKKVTQGILIAALFIAIIGEIVFLSGGKNHNDAKPSALLEYQIATMFEQTKCSESFFQKIGGKIEFCNYLQVGAEPEVALIGDSHANHLYYGLFQAYVKKMNRNVINLSNPACAGLYGVIRTPGTERCSMFDGIFEYVIGNPKIKTVILSDRGSMYIGESSPDRKEIPWDYKIRNQSRPDLNSNQSAYEYSLISTVRKLLEHEKEVILAVDIPELDFDPEACGAQRPIHFYNSQLKDPCAISKAQFETHRNAYREIIEKVAKEFSGKKLKVWEPWKSLCDNNYCWAAKEGKILYSDKHHLNYIGSELVTQSLMSGIILPPEKL; encoded by the coding sequence ATGTCCCATAATAATTCACTTAACTATAGACCAGACATAGACGGACTAAGAGCAATAGCTGTTCTTTCCGTTTTAATTTATCATGCATTTCCTCAATGGTTGCCCGGTGGGTTTATCGGAGTAGATATTTTCTTCGTCATATCCGGCTATCTAATCTCCTCGATTCTTTTCAAAAAAATGGATACGAACGAGTTATCTTTTTCTGAATTTTACAAGCGAAGAATCCACAGAATTTTTCCTGCACTTCTTCTAGTGATATTTATTTCTTTAGTATTTGGATTTTTTGCTCTTTATCCTGAGGAATATTCTAAATTGGGAAAACACTCCGTTGCTGGGATCTTATTCTTTTCAAACTTTACATTTTTAAATGAGGTCTCTGATTATTTTAACCCAGTCTCTGAACAAAAACCTTTTTTACACCTTTGGTCTTTGGCAATTGAAGAGCAATTTTATATAGTCTGGCCATTCTTGTTAGTCGCTGCTCGTAGATATAGACGACTTCCTACCGAATATTTCCTAATCGCATTAATTCTACTTTCGTTCATCTTTAACGTCATTGATACTAAATATAATCAAATTAACGCATTCTATTTACCAGTCTTCAGATTTTGGGAGTTACTATCAGGTTCCTTGCTTTCATGGATTCGAATATATCGCCCTTCACTCTTTCGATTTTCCTCCGACAAAGAAACTGACGAAGTCAGCCCATCTTTTTTCAATATTTCGAACTTAATTTCATTAGTCGGATTTTCTCTAATCGTAATTGGACTCGCTTTGATAGACCGCAGCACTAAATTTCCGGGATTTGCTGCGGCTATCCCAGTTTTAGGGGCTGTATTTCTCATATACGCAGGAGCAAATTCTTGGTGGAACAGAAAAATACTCGGATCACGCTTACTAGTTTTTGTAGGATTGATTAGTTTCCCTCTATATTTATGGCATTGGCCTTTATTATCTTTTTCGAATATAATAGAATCTGGATCTCCTCGCTGGGAAATTCGAACCGGTGCTGTTATCTTATCTTTTCTATTTGCCACTCTAACTTGGGCATACCTTGAAAAGAAATTACGTTTTAATTTTCAAAAAAAGGTAACTCAAGGAATTTTAATCGCTGCTTTGTTTATAGCAATTATTGGTGAAATCGTCTTCTTATCTGGAGGAAAAAATCACAATGATGCAAAACCATCTGCCTTATTAGAATATCAAATCGCGACTATGTTCGAGCAAACCAAATGTTCCGAATCTTTTTTCCAAAAAATCGGTGGAAAGATCGAATTCTGTAATTACCTGCAAGTTGGAGCTGAGCCAGAGGTCGCGCTAATTGGTGACAGTCATGCGAATCATCTTTATTATGGGCTCTTTCAGGCGTATGTTAAAAAGATGAACCGAAACGTGATAAACCTGAGTAATCCGGCCTGCGCAGGATTATACGGAGTAATCAGAACACCTGGTACGGAACGTTGTTCAATGTTCGATGGTATATTCGAATACGTAATTGGTAACCCGAAAATAAAAACAGTAATCTTAAGCGATCGAGGATCAATGTATATCGGTGAGAGTTCGCCTGATCGAAAAGAAATTCCTTGGGACTATAAAATACGAAATCAATCACGTCCCGACCTGAATTCAAATCAATCCGCGTATGAATATTCACTTATTTCGACAGTGCGAAAATTATTAGAGCACGAAAAAGAAGTTATTTTGGCTGTAGATATCCCTGAATTAGATTTTGATCCGGAAGCTTGCGGAGCTCAACGTCCTATACATTTCTATAACTCTCAATTAAAAGATCCATGTGCGATCTCTAAAGCGCAGTTCGAAACTCATCGTAACGCTTACCGAGAAATAATAGAAAAAGTCGCAAAAGAATTTTCAGGCAAAAAACTGAAAGTCTGGGAACCTTGGAAATCCCTTTGCGATAACAACTATTGTTGGGCTGCGAAAGAAGGAAAGATACTGTATTCAGATAAACACCATTTAAATTATATCGGCTCTGAATTAGTAACTCAAAGTTTAATGTCAGGAATAATATTACCTCCAGAAAAACTTTAG
- a CDS encoding SRPBCC family protein — MNRSENRTYGKFVSSSEVRFERLLPGPIETVWEYLTDSEKRGTWLASGTMELKVGGKVELNFLHSSLSDEKNYPDRFKAMENGISGVETITAIDPPRFLSFTWHPDSEVRIELEEKGEEVLLTLRHYKLNDEFGKLMVSSGWHTHLDILVSKLYKESVPKFWQTFEKHEIEYGKILHPT; from the coding sequence ATGAACAGATCGGAAAATAGAACGTACGGTAAATTTGTTTCCTCAAGTGAGGTTCGTTTTGAACGGCTACTACCTGGTCCAATCGAAACTGTTTGGGAATATTTGACTGATTCTGAGAAGCGCGGCACATGGCTTGCTTCTGGAACTATGGAGCTGAAGGTAGGAGGAAAAGTAGAATTAAACTTTTTGCATTCTTCTCTTTCCGATGAAAAAAATTATCCAGACAGATTTAAGGCAATGGAAAACGGCATTAGCGGGGTCGAAACAATTACAGCGATCGATCCGCCTCGCTTTTTAAGTTTTACTTGGCATCCCGATTCAGAAGTCCGTATCGAATTGGAAGAGAAAGGAGAAGAAGTTCTTCTTACTCTTCGCCATTATAAACTGAATGATGAGTTCGGTAAACTTATGGTTTCTTCCGGATGGCATACTCATTTGGATATCTTAGTTTCCAAATTGTATAAGGAATCAGTTCCTAAATTTTGGCAAACATTCGAAAAACACGAAATTGAATACGGGAAAATATTACATCCAACCTAA
- a CDS encoding ArsR/SmtB family transcription factor — MNALDAISDPTRRKILELLFEGEMGAGEISGHFDISSAAISQHLKVLRETNLIQVRVDGQRRIHSLDYRGWKEIQDWLDRAKTFWEGRLDVLEKELKANKIKKQRG, encoded by the coding sequence ATGAACGCTTTAGATGCGATTTCTGATCCTACCAGGCGTAAAATTTTAGAACTTCTATTCGAAGGGGAAATGGGGGCAGGCGAGATCTCCGGTCATTTCGATATTAGTTCTGCAGCGATTTCTCAGCACTTGAAAGTTTTAAGAGAAACCAATCTTATCCAAGTGAGAGTGGATGGCCAAAGAAGGATCCATTCGTTGGATTACAGAGGTTGGAAAGAGATCCAAGATTGGTTAGACAGAGCTAAAACTTTCTGGGAAGGAAGATTGGACGTTTTGGAAAAGGAATTGAAAGCAAATAAGATTAAAAAGCAGAGAGGGTGA
- a CDS encoding DUF2797 domain-containing protein, translated as MKELSSGFLRMMDHESIDPVEYIWVVANYPSSESGKQEAQLVPANFKIGSLVGKRVKLEFTGKIRCVNCGKVTSKSFNQGSCFSCFQTLAENDLCILRPETCHFHLGTCREPEWGEGYCFQKHTVYLANTSGLKVGITREKPVSNRWVDQGAQEAIPLLEVTSRRDAGLIEKQFTTVIDDKTKWQKMVTEDSVPYDLISKKKELLEVLESWDLGVPYTESDEQKITKLSYPISEYPKKSKSFSPDKEKEIDSKLLGIKGQYLLFEDVVINIRAYGGYEIRLYSE; from the coding sequence ATGAAAGAACTCTCTTCCGGTTTTTTAAGAATGATGGATCACGAAAGTATCGACCCAGTAGAATATATCTGGGTAGTCGCTAATTATCCTTCTTCGGAATCCGGAAAACAAGAGGCTCAGCTAGTTCCCGCAAATTTTAAGATTGGAAGTCTTGTAGGCAAACGTGTAAAACTAGAATTTACCGGAAAAATTCGCTGCGTAAATTGCGGGAAGGTCACAAGCAAAAGTTTTAACCAAGGAAGTTGTTTCTCCTGCTTCCAAACATTAGCGGAGAATGATCTATGTATTCTTCGCCCGGAGACCTGTCATTTTCATTTAGGAACTTGTAGAGAACCTGAATGGGGAGAAGGCTACTGTTTCCAAAAGCATACAGTCTATCTTGCAAATACAAGTGGATTAAAAGTCGGTATCACTCGAGAAAAACCTGTTTCCAATCGTTGGGTGGACCAAGGTGCACAAGAAGCAATTCCGCTTTTAGAAGTTACATCTAGAAGAGATGCTGGCCTTATAGAAAAACAATTTACAACTGTTATAGATGATAAGACCAAATGGCAAAAGATGGTCACAGAAGATTCAGTTCCTTATGATCTAATCTCTAAAAAGAAAGAATTACTAGAAGTATTGGAATCCTGGGATCTAGGAGTTCCTTATACTGAATCTGATGAACAGAAAATTACAAAATTAAGCTATCCTATTTCAGAATATCCTAAAAAATCCAAATCTTTCTCCCCAGATAAGGAGAAGGAAATAGATTCTAAATTACTCGGTATCAAAGGGCAATACCTTTTGTTCGAGGATGTAGTTATTAATATCCGCGCCTATGGCGGTTACGAAATCCGTTTGTATTCGGAGTGA
- a CDS encoding lipoprotein LipL46, which yields MAKLPILRITALTLILGFAFACATGDGSRRKKKEEFTREGNTITVIGEAPIYNGDIANAKQRAIKDAKVNAVRKIVGEEISNKSQASDGESLGSSLLSKTDAFVKSYDIVAEDQGKIDTQPILKLTVRCTIEESKLSTAVEGLLADVGNPRIVVLVPSKVGGAPVAPLSNGNIAEAEIIKGLKKAGNKIVDPGQASKSVKPSGLNADAVNSLDAGAAILIQAQSSGAEVLVVGSVETEDQAPVTAIGGKTLDRPLFNTAATGPYKVILLWGDGKVVASGNADARGADITQKVSREKALAGWAEDVTKKVNKQLKEEWFNLTENNTIILKFTGLDADESTKFKDDLAELTAAKDINVRTSNTSGSEWEVTYPGKDALFMDELVYKKDRGFTFLATKKMNVKSAARGVVTLEFTPNK from the coding sequence ATGGCAAAGCTGCCCATCCTGCGGATTACCGCTCTCACACTGATTTTAGGTTTCGCTTTTGCATGCGCAACGGGTGACGGATCCCGACGCAAGAAAAAAGAAGAATTCACTAGAGAAGGAAATACAATCACCGTGATCGGAGAAGCTCCGATTTATAACGGGGATATAGCAAACGCAAAACAAAGAGCGATTAAAGACGCAAAAGTTAATGCGGTACGTAAAATAGTTGGTGAAGAAATTTCCAACAAAAGCCAAGCTTCGGATGGAGAAAGTTTAGGCTCTAGTCTACTTTCCAAAACGGATGCATTCGTAAAATCTTACGATATAGTTGCGGAAGACCAAGGTAAGATAGATACCCAACCTATTCTAAAACTTACAGTTCGTTGTACTATCGAAGAATCTAAACTTTCCACTGCGGTCGAAGGTTTACTTGCTGACGTAGGAAATCCAAGAATCGTAGTTTTAGTTCCTTCTAAAGTAGGAGGAGCTCCAGTTGCTCCTTTAAGCAATGGTAATATTGCAGAAGCAGAGATTATCAAAGGTCTTAAAAAAGCAGGAAACAAGATCGTAGATCCTGGACAAGCTTCTAAATCAGTTAAACCTTCCGGCTTGAATGCTGATGCGGTTAACTCTTTAGATGCAGGAGCTGCAATACTTATCCAAGCTCAATCTTCCGGAGCAGAAGTTTTAGTTGTTGGTTCTGTTGAAACAGAAGACCAAGCACCTGTAACGGCTATTGGTGGGAAAACTTTAGACAGACCTTTATTCAATACTGCTGCGACCGGACCTTATAAAGTAATCCTACTTTGGGGAGACGGAAAAGTGGTAGCATCCGGAAACGCAGATGCTCGTGGAGCAGATATCACTCAAAAAGTTTCCAGAGAGAAAGCACTTGCTGGTTGGGCAGAAGACGTTACCAAAAAAGTAAACAAACAACTAAAAGAAGAATGGTTTAATCTCACTGAGAATAATACAATCATTCTTAAGTTTACTGGATTGGATGCAGATGAATCCACTAAATTCAAAGATGATCTTGCAGAATTAACTGCTGCAAAAGACATCAATGTTAGAACTAGCAATACAAGTGGTTCCGAGTGGGAAGTTACCTACCCTGGAAAAGACGCTCTGTTTATGGACGAACTAGTCTATAAAAAGGACAGGGGATTTACTTTCTTAGCTACTAAGAAGATGAATGTTAAGTCCGCTGCAAGAGGCGTAGTCACTTTGGAGTTTACTCCTAATAAATAA
- a CDS encoding LIC_11883 family protein yields MRIRFAVIALFCFSFSLSAEDVNGEWKEYGLKEVLGRLKFYAFAKIAQSVRTGASFDQELYVKETPCAQDFPVLEGNFQCALLKVSTLEDKLAESSEPKTPSSAATGTNGLTPSKTIPPIPTKAKWYEGRTLAGKGVLSLPGKEGQSDLKLFYHTDGKLSHYSYEDKIVVFDWKGQELSTILTVKVDPKLRPLGGKEYFFR; encoded by the coding sequence ATGAGAATTAGATTCGCTGTTATAGCATTGTTTTGTTTTTCCTTTTCCCTTTCCGCAGAAGATGTAAATGGAGAATGGAAAGAATACGGTCTGAAAGAAGTTTTGGGCCGGTTGAAATTTTATGCATTCGCTAAGATCGCTCAAAGTGTTCGTACTGGGGCTTCTTTCGACCAAGAATTATATGTAAAAGAAACTCCATGCGCTCAGGATTTTCCAGTATTAGAAGGGAACTTCCAATGTGCATTACTGAAAGTTTCTACATTAGAGGATAAGTTGGCAGAAAGTTCGGAGCCCAAAACTCCAAGCTCTGCGGCTACCGGAACTAACGGTTTAACTCCAAGCAAAACGATACCTCCTATCCCAACAAAAGCGAAATGGTATGAGGGAAGAACTCTCGCAGGCAAAGGTGTACTTTCTCTGCCTGGAAAAGAAGGCCAGAGTGATTTGAAATTATTCTATCATACTGATGGAAAGCTAAGTCATTATTCTTATGAAGATAAAATAGTGGTTTTTGACTGGAAAGGCCAAGAGTTAAGTACTATTCTAACTGTAAAAGTGGATCCTAAACTAAGACCGCTTGGTGGTAAGGAATATTTTTTTCGATGA
- a CDS encoding exo-beta-N-acetylmuramidase NamZ domain-containing protein — MRFKERNKKNLTLLIFFLTISSGSCVEASSRSHISKSKIIPAEVSFYEQVLPSLAGKSVVLVTNPSGIGRHPEKILKEFKDKKVKIKHLIGLEHGFLGLEEDFSKSPVTLDETFQLPIYHIYKVKNSEIPAILKGADAVVFDVVDMGMRCYTYLSVLKRLMDNLPDPNTKFILLDHPNPALYLGARGEGIQKKFLNFAGEFPSLFFTGMTLGEAAAFYNGEYLGGKVKLDIISPENLKRGFDWEKEGIPWTTPSPNLPMLDSAKNYLGLVLLEGVNVSVGRGTQAPFVYFGAPWMNEPEDIINELNEDSKGDYYYQSVFFKPTFGPFKGEICRGLRLTVVNRKYDPIRMAYNLTTIMKKKYKDFKWRQYADGSHNIDFLWGTEKFRESVDAGLTYEQFKATYAESESSTNKLIQKYLIY; from the coding sequence ATGCGGTTCAAAGAAAGAAACAAAAAAAACCTAACTTTACTCATTTTTTTTCTGACAATTTCCTCAGGCTCCTGCGTAGAAGCGTCATCCAGAAGTCATATTTCTAAATCTAAAATTATTCCAGCCGAAGTTTCCTTTTACGAACAAGTGCTTCCAAGTCTTGCAGGTAAATCCGTTGTGCTCGTTACAAATCCATCAGGTATAGGGAGACACCCTGAAAAGATCCTGAAAGAATTTAAGGATAAAAAAGTTAAGATCAAACATTTGATCGGACTTGAACATGGGTTTTTAGGATTGGAAGAAGACTTCAGTAAGTCTCCGGTCACACTGGACGAGACTTTTCAACTTCCTATCTATCATATTTATAAGGTTAAAAACTCTGAGATCCCAGCAATCCTGAAAGGTGCAGACGCGGTTGTATTCGACGTCGTCGATATGGGAATGCGTTGTTATACATACCTAAGCGTTCTCAAACGTTTGATGGATAATCTTCCTGATCCAAATACTAAGTTTATTCTTTTGGATCATCCTAACCCTGCATTGTATTTAGGTGCAAGAGGAGAAGGTATACAGAAGAAGTTTTTAAACTTCGCGGGAGAATTTCCGTCTCTATTTTTTACAGGAATGACTTTGGGAGAAGCGGCTGCGTTCTATAATGGAGAATATCTAGGTGGAAAAGTAAAACTGGATATTATCTCTCCTGAAAATCTAAAAAGAGGATTTGATTGGGAGAAAGAAGGAATCCCCTGGACCACACCTTCTCCAAATCTTCCTATGTTAGATTCAGCAAAAAACTATTTAGGTTTGGTATTATTAGAAGGAGTGAATGTTTCCGTAGGTAGGGGAACCCAGGCTCCATTCGTATATTTCGGCGCTCCTTGGATGAATGAGCCTGAAGATATTATCAATGAATTGAATGAAGACAGTAAAGGTGATTATTATTACCAAAGTGTATTCTTTAAGCCAACATTTGGACCATTTAAGGGGGAGATTTGTAGAGGTCTTCGTTTAACGGTTGTAAATCGTAAATATGATCCGATCAGAATGGCATATAACCTAACTACCATTATGAAAAAGAAATATAAAGATTTCAAATGGAGACAGTATGCGGACGGATCTCATAATATTGATTTTCTTTGGGGAACCGAAAAATTCAGAGAGTCAGTAGATGCCGGCCTCACATACGAACAATTTAAGGCTACTTATGCTGAATCCGAATCTTCTACAAATAAGCTGATCCAAAAATATCTGATCTACTAA